From the genome of Xiphophorus couchianus chromosome 15, X_couchianus-1.0, whole genome shotgun sequence:
TATTAGAACACTGAAGATAGTCGGGATAAAAGAAATCCAGAACCGGAACAAACCCAAAATGATCTGAACAGAACCCCCCCACCTCTCTCTCCTAACCTAATTGGGTCTTGTTGTTCCAGAACCGCGGTATCGCCGCCATGGAGGACGGGAAGCCGGTGTGGGCGCCTCATCCGACGGACGGGTTCCAGCTGGGAACCATCGTTGACATTGGCGCCGACAGCCTCTCCATCGAGCCGCTGAAGCAGAAgggaaaggtcagaggtcatcaggGTTCATTAAGGGGCGGGGCCAATGCGCGTGTCACTGGAAGATGAAAGCTGTTCAGTTTGCTTTTGATTTTGgacacaaattaatttttttgaaattattttattggttCTGGCTGATTAATTTAAGCCTCTAAAATGGTGCTAATGTCAGTAAGTCTTTGCCGAATCTCGGTTCTGGTCTGTTCCGGATCTCGGTTCTGGTCCTGACAAATGGCTGAGGagctgtgacctctgacctcagaaGGCGTTTCCCTCTGAAGGGCCTGCAGACCATCTGACATGGCTCTCCATCAATCCCACAACACACCATGAAGCTTTTAATGGACCGTTGCCATGGTAACCCCTGCAGCGGGAATCCCGctgataatataggaaatagtgCCCCCTTCATTTCTGGAGGGGGACTGCCATGTGGGCCATCCCCACTGCTTCCCGTTTGCTGCAGCCAGGTGTACTTGCTCTTTGTTGACTGATGGAGctcctccttctgctcctcTGGTCAGGATCAACAGATTGTCTTTATTGCCCCCCGGTGTCCGTTTGCTGCCACTACAGTCTGATTAATTTGTCGTTTTTCCTCCTGTAGACGTTTCTGGCTCCCGTCAACCAGGTTTTCCCCGCTGAAGACGACATCAACAAACATGTGGAGGATAACTgtgagtttctgctgctgttctgcCTCCCTTGCTGTAGATGGCGCTGTGATAAACCTGTCTCTGCCTCTCAGGCTCTCTGATGTATCTGAATGAAGCCACTCTGCTCAACAATGTCCGGGTTCGCTACAGCAAGGACAAAATCTACGTGAGTTCAGATTTACGGGTTAAAGTGTTCTGgttgaagatttttatttttgtttccattagtTTTAaccatttgttaaaactaacaaatggttagtttgtttggctttttttgtaCAAACCAGGAGAATAAAAATAGGCAATTtgtaagaaaatctgagaaaagcatctcagtttttagaaaatataaatttagagCAAATGAACGACCAAACGAGTTTAAACGTTGGCAGAGATTCAGTAAACACAATAAGATCCTCTGCATAGCCACAGGATGCTAGCGTTGAGCTAAACCCAGTTTTTATTCACAGTAATCCGAACTGgactctggttctgctgcagagagGCCATGTGTTCAGGAGCAGAatctcaaaataacaacaaaccttcatcttaaaacaagaaataagaaACCTTTCTAATTTTAGTAAGTTGAGTTTTCTATGTCATGCTAATGAGAAACTTCCTGGTGATAAAATATAAACGGGGTTCATATGGCGCCTCCATCGCTCACTGTTTCAACAAGGAGAGATTTCAGTTTTAACCAGACCGATTATGTCAAATCTCATCtttctaaaacaaaagttttttgttcTGATACTTCTTAATtccaagctgttttacgtaccgccacctgctggtgaaATGTGGAACAGCAAGGACTAAAACGACCATAAAATTCCcactgacagaaataaaaactgagctCTTTTTCActaattcagttcatttcagtttgttttgtcaaTGCAGTTTCAggtagttttcttttctttgctaaagttttatttcagttaacaagctagtttttactttgttagtttttattaactATAATAAACCTATTCAAGACTGTTCATTACCTCCTGAATAATCCACTGCTTTTTGGTGAGAAATGAttgaaaacatctttaattaACCTGAAGGAGACAAACGGAACCATCTGGGTCAGTTCTGCTGCAGCGCGTCAGCAGGAAGTGAGTCAGATCCTCACTTCCTCCAGCTGCAGGTTTTGCCCAGAGACTCACCTGTCTCCTTCGTCTCCTCCGTCTCGTGTCCTCCCCAGACGTATGTGGCCAACATCCTGATCGCCGTCAACCCCTACTACGACATCCCCAAGCTCTACTCGGTGGACACCATCAAGCAGTACCTGGGCCGGTCGCTGGGGACGCTGCCGCCGCACGTCTATGCCATTGGTGAGAGCGTCTCCAGGGCGTCCTCTGCAGAGGGGTGGCTTGGGGCGGAGCGGGCTAATCCTCCATGTGTTGCTCTGCAGCTGACAAGGCGTACCGGGACATGAAGGTCCTGAAGATGAGCCAGTCCATCATCGTGTCTGGAGAGTCCGGTGCCGGCAAGACAGAAAACACCAAGTTTGTTCTCAGGTAGGCTAGGATGAGACTTCCTGTCTAGCTCaacggcacttcctgtttgggACCAAGAGCTCGAGGAACTGAAGCCCAGCTCAGCCGGTTTTGAGGTTCTGATCAGCTACACCTTTGGCTCTATCAGAGCAACGTCAGAGGCCCAGCGGAAACTGATTGACCTGATTGGTCAGGCTGAGTTCTAATGTAGTCTGCACACAGCGAAGGCGCCGTTTGACTTGCGGCTAAGACTGGTTAGAAAGCGGATTTGTTAGAGCGCTGTTTGACTTGTTATAATTTTGTTTGGAGTCGTTAGAACGGACTCGCATCAGAACGTCTCTGACTTTCCTCTGGTCTCCAGGTACCTGACGACTTCATACGGGACGGGTCAGGATATCGACGAGCGGATTGTGGAAGGTAAGGAGGATTTCTTCTTTGTGGGTAAGGAACTCGTTCAGTACTAACTGAGCCATCTGATCGGTGCAGCCAACCCCCTGCTGGAGGCTTTTGGGAATGCGAAGACCGTTCGGAACAACAACAGCAGCCGCTTCGGGAAGTTTGTGGAGATCCACTTCAACGAAAAGGTGACTTGCTCCATTTCATTGTAATAGGCCGTCAGTGTTTTAGTTTGAGTCTTGCAGGAAACCAGAACATTGATGTTTCAGTTGAGAACTACAGGACCAGCAGGACTTGGTAAACATGTCTGGTTAGTGAGACCTCAGGATCCGTTTGGCCGACACTATAAACCAGACATTATGAATCGGGGGGACCCCAGGGCTCGGTGCTTGGTTTGTCTTTGCTGCAGGTGATTCTCTAGTTATTGTCTCTAAAATTATTCTATGGTCATTTTGTTTCGGACATGTCCTCAGGATGAAATGCCATCACCAACTGAGAGATGATTGGCTTAAACTGCTTCAGTCACAGTGAAGCATGAATTCATTGCCAGACATGGAGAGGTTTGACTCAATGCGTTCTGGCGTGCCTCAAGGCTCACTGGTTGGATCCAGACCATGTTTCAGCAAATTTTTATAGCTAAGCTCTACCATCGTCTTCCTGAGCATTGTTCCCAGTTCCTGTCATTCTCCTCTCTGCTGCCTCTGGCCCAGTACAATCAGGCTGCATTTGACTTTTGACCCCTCGGTGGACAGATTTCTGAACAAGTGTGTTGTCTGTTTCCCACCAGAACGCGGTCGTCGGTGGATTCGTGTCCCACTACCTCCTGGAGAAGTCCCGGATTTGCACACAGGGCTCCGAAGAGAGGAACTACCACATCTTCTACCGCCTGTGCGCCGGAGCGCCGGAGGACATCCGCCAGAAGTTCCATCTCAGCTCCCCGGACACCTTCAGGGTAGGAACGTCAGCCGCCTGCTAAAGGGCCAATCAGAGCTCCAGAATCAGAGCGGCAACCAAACCCGGAGCCTGGTAGCGCCAAGAGGCTTTGGGTCCAAATTAGAGACTCACCTGGCATGACTAGAACGTCCAGCAGGCCTTAGCAGGTCCGGCCCGATCCGATTCGATCCGGTCTTGACATGTTGAGGTGTTGGGATGCAGCGTTGCTCCATCTCCTGCAGCCAGTCACCATGCAGACCTCTGCAGCACATTCTGTCTGCTTATTGTAAATCAGATGCTCAGAAAGGGAACTGCCTCGGCTTTCTGTGAACACAGAGAATTATTATTGAGATTGGTAAAGTCTGTTTCCACTTAGCAGAGCAAACAGAGCACCAAATGTAAGGCTGAGTTTCAGCCTGCTGGAGAAATGAGGCAGGTCTGATTCTGCAGGGAACATCCTGACCTGTCCTGCAGCTGCACTGTCTGTCCTGAacaccagggggcagcagaggaCAGAGCCTTCCTGGAGGAACACTATGACtatgttaaaaattattaatgttCTCCAAACTGGAAATATTgactaaattaaatgtttattttttttcagtgttgctGCAGCAACACATTTCAACTGCTTAGACAagatttaatgaattaaatcttaattgagttttaatttaacttgatGTGACATAATTCTTTAGAAATGGTTGTGATTTATGAAATGTGATTTTCCGGAAATGGAGATGCATATTGATGGTTTTGTGCCTTTGCCTCTGCTGCAGTATCTGAACAGAGGATGCACTCGCTTCTTCGCCACCAGAGACACGGATCAGCAGATCCTGCAGAACCGGAAGAGTTCAGAGGTAAACCTGCTCTGGCTGCAGACAGATCAGCGTtaatggtaataataataataataatgaacaaCTATTAGCATTTGCTGGTTTGTGCTTGTCTCCAGAGGGGCTTAAGCAGCAGAACCGAACAGGAAACCCGTTTAGTTATTTTCAAGGCTCCAAAGTTAGATTAATCAAAGTTTgacattgtttttcatttttattctgttatcCTAATCAGGATACTGTATTTAAgtcaacatgttttcatttgattgtTTCTATGGTTTCTAATATGTTACAGTTTTGATCTCTGGGTcacttttaataataataataattattatctGCCAGCGCCTTTCAAACCCCCAAGACcttttacaacattaaaaacacaaattaaacagtaaaaatggcTACAagacacaaaaccacaaaataacgGCACAGTTAAAGTGAGAAGAACCTGAACAGACGAGCTTTGAGTCGACGTTCCGGATGTCAGGAGGAGCAGCTTTCCTTTTCCCCTCCCTGCTGAGACGGACAAGAGGCTCtgaggatgatgaagaggaagaacgAAGGTGAACGTGTGGCGATGAGCAGCGGGTCAGACCGATAAGGAGGGGAAAGGTTATGAACTGAATGGAAACAGGATTTAAAGTGAAGTTGCTGTAAAATGCAGTGATGTGGTGAAATGAGGCCAGCAGAAACTGGAACCAGTAGAAGTTTACAGACAGATTTATGAGGCAGAGCAACCAGGAGGGAAATACAGGAATCAATGAGAGAAATGACCAGAATATGGAggcagagagcagagagagggaAATATTACAGAGGTGGAAATGAGCAGATAaatgatattattattaatgagagaaaagagagacaCGTTTAACCTGAGGGTTGGAGAGTGTTGGTGATTCTGTGCTGTGACTAGGATGAGATCCGGACCGAAACctttaatcacatttatttatacttACTTATGTCAGATTGGATGTTTGCTGGGAAAGCTGACTCTGATCGACCTGGCCAGTCAGACATCCACCAACGATATTCACAGAATGAAGTTACATTTCAATTGCCTCAAGGACAGTTTTATAGAAATTAGGCTGGACACTTTGTCTCCACGGTGACGGTGAAgctctcagccaatcagattcctctgcagaaataaaaggaaacatcAGAATAACTGGGAGCGTCAGCAGAATGAACAGGTGAAggtggtaaataaataaaaatgtccaggTTAGAACCTGCAGAGACTGAATTTACCTGGAATCAGGTGATAGGTGGCGCTCCTGAGCCAGAAACCGTTCCAAAGACGATTGAGGAGCAGCAGTAGGAGGAGAAACGTTCAGATTAAGGTTTGAACAGTGAAACGGCGCCCTCTTCAGGCCGGGGGTTCATCACAGGGTGCGTTGTTTCCTCAGCACAGCAAAGCCGGCCCGCTGAAGGACCCGCTGCTGGACGACCACGGAGACTTCACCAGGATGAGCGTCGCCATGAAGAAGATCGGCCTGGGCGACACCGAGAAGCTGGACCTGTTCCGGGTGGTGGCCGGCGTTCTGCATCTGGGCAACATCGACTTTGAGGAGGCCGGAAGCACCTCAGGTGAGCCGCTGAGATTCAGGCCCAGACTGATGAACAGGACCTGCTGGTTCCCCTGGTTCCTTTGGTTCctttggttcctctggttcctttGGTTTCCCTGGTTCCTGTGGTTCCCCTGGTTCCTGTGGTTCCCCTGGTTCCTTTGGTTCCCCTGGTTTCCCTGGTTCCCCTGGTTCCTGTGGTTCCCCTGGTTCCTTTGGTTCCCGCGGTTCCTCTGGTTCCCGcggttcctctggttcctctggttcctttGGTTTCCCTGGTTCCCCTGGTTCCTGTGGTTCCTTTGGTTCCCGcggttcctctggttcctttGGTTCCCCTGGTTCCTGTGGTTCCTCTGGTTCCCgtggttcctctggttcctttggttcccctggttcctctggttccccTGGTTCCTTTGGTTCCTCTGTCTCAGAGTTTGGGTCGGTTCTGTTCAGCTCGGTATTTAAAGGTCCCCTGCAGAACAGCCCGGTTCCGGTTAAAGCAGGGGCCACCAACACGGGGCCCGCGGGCCCCCGGTCGCCTGAGTAGCAAGTTCTAAAAATAGTTGTTGCCCAAAAatgattgaataaaatgtttttacattgaagtaataacatttatttatttttagaataaaacaagtttaaaataaattgctctttTCTAGGGTTAAAGGTCAGGGTCATGCGCAGACGCCTGGTACcttcagattttcctttaagaaataaaaaaaaagaataatttctaTTATCCAACgctctttactattaacaaaactgtggagaaaaaaaaatcttttgtgtcaaaacattGTGTACTTAGTGCAGCAtctgtgtgagtctgtgggggtcAAAGGGCAGGCCGAAGCCTAAATCGTATTGGTCAGTTTGCTCATTTATTGGGCGGCTTGGCTTTTCTCTGtagctaaaaatgaatgtttgGAGTTTGAACCTCCTGTAGCTCTAAGATTCAACCGGAGCTTTTTACCGCGTGCGGTTCTGACGGGCgtgccctttgacccccacAGACTCTCACTGATGTACACGATGTTTTGGCacaaaagatattttttctacacagttttgttaatagtaaagagggttgGACTATaactattcttttcttttttttatttaaaggaaaatctcaaggtCTCACAGCTGCAGCTGCCGCAACAATCAAACCGTCATTCTGGGTCATTCAGAATCAGAAAAGCTCCAGCAGGGAATCAAAGttaaaactctgaactaagaACTTCTGATCACATAAAAACGATAATCCATATCTGCCTGGTAAATCACTACTGATGACTACATTAGTAAGATCAGGCAGCATGTAATCGTACATGTCTGATTGTTATAAAGACTGAGCCAAGAAAATTCATGTTTGTATCAAACAAGCTGCCCTTCGTGTTGCTCTGAACCGTGAAGCAGCTCCCAGCCTCAGGCTGGTGACCCCTGACCTATGACAGACTCCAGTTTAACCAGATCAACAGCAAAACCAAGGATTTTCCCTCCTCATTGTCTTGCAGGCGGCTGATGATTTTCCCTCCTTCTTGTCTTGCAGGCGGCTGATGATTTTTCCCCCTCATTGTCTTGCAGGCGCCTGATGATTTTCCCTCCTTCTTGTCTTGCAGGCGCCTGATGATTTTCCCTCCTTCTTGTCTTGCAGGCGGCTGATGATTTTTCCCCCTCATTGTCTTGCAGGCGCCTGATGATTTTCCCTCCTTCTTGTCTTGCAGGCGCCTGATGATTTTCCCTCCTTCTTGTCTTGCAGGCGCCTGATGATTTTCCCTCCTTCTTGTCTTACAGGCGGCTGCACCATCAGGAACCAGTCGGGCCAGACGCTGCAGCACTGTGCTGAGCTGCTGGGCCTGGAGCAAGACGACCTCAGGGTCAGCCTCACCACCAGGGTCATGCTCACGTCAGCAGGGGGCGCCAAGGGGACGGCCATCAAGTAAGAGCTGCTGctcaccaaacacacacacatacttttGCATGGCtgtctttgtggggactttccattgacttccattcatttctacggCCTAATCCTAACCCATACCCTATTCTAACTCTAACCAAAACTCAGTTCACatcttagtcctaaatctgacccctgaccagGATTCAATCTCTGAAgtagttttctttctctcacatcatcgtttgattttgtttaaataaaatgccttGAAGGGAAGCAGCATTCTAGCTATGCTACCTATGTTAGTTGTGCTACCTGTGCTAGCTGTGCTACCTCTATGTTAGCAGTGTTAGCTGTGCTACCTGTGCTACCTCTATGTTAGCTGTGCTACCTGTGCTAGCTGTGCTACCTCTATGTTAGCTGTGCTAGCTGTGCTAGCTATGCAGACACAGAATATTCTGCAGTGAATGAGTGAGTCTGAGGCCTGGTAGCTGTCTGGTTTCTCCATGCAGCAGATCAGTTTGGGTTTTGCGATTCGATTGGTTCAACAATTAACGGCATTACTCCTCTTAGCTTCTGCAGTCAGCAATGCTTTTTGCTGAAAGACCCGATCTTTAGTCGACCCCGACACTCTCCAGTTCCTGGCAGCTGCTGCTAACCTGATTGTCAGGCCGGGAGCTCTCTCTCCCTAGTGAAGTCtgtaaaggtcagaggtcaccccGTGTCTCCCCAGGGTGCCCCTGAAGGTGGAGCAGGCCAACAACGCCCGGGACGCGCTGGCCAAGGCCACCTACAGCCGGCTCTTCGACCACGTGGTGACGCGGGTCAACCAGTGCTTCCCCTTCGACTCCTCGGCTAACTTCATCGGCGTGCTGGACATCGCCGGCTTCGGTCAGTCCACGATGAGGAAGAGGGGTCGTGGGAGGgagatgacctctgaccttctcTCTGTCTTCCAGAATACTTTGAACACAACAGCTTTGAGCAGTTCTGCATCAACTACTGCAACGAGAAGCTGCAGCAATTCTTCAACGAGCGCATCCTGAAGGAGGTGAGCTGCTGCCATGACAACGGACCCGGTCGCTTAGGTTCTGGTTTCCGCGATCTCCTGGCAGCACCCAGGAAGCTGGAAGCAGCATCGCCTGTCCTGATTGGACGGTCTCTCTCACCGTCATGGTCTGGTTTGCTCTGCAGGAACAAGAGCTGTACCAGAAGGAGGGGCTGGGGGTCAACGAGGTTCACTACGTGGACAACCAGGACTGCATCGGTAGGTCCCTCTGGAcggcctgcagctgctgcttcctcctcctcttcatcagggCGTCTCCTCTGTCTCTGCAGACCTGGTGGAGGCCAAGCTGGTGGGCATTCTGGACATCTTAGACGAGGAGAACCGCCTGCCTCAGCCCAGTGACCAGCACTTCACCGACACGGTTCACAACAAGCACAGGAACCATTTCCGCCTCACGGTGAGTCCTGCTGCTTCAGCTGAAGCCTGGAACCAGTGGCTTGCTAAGAACGCCCTGCCAGCTCACAGACCCTCATGGATAATCACAATATCATTGGGGAACGAACCGCactttgcctagaaagtccggatcggttggtgaggtgtgaaccctagacgacctctgacctctggtcctccaaacctcggtctgggttcggtttgaatgtgaacgcgaagtggaccggagaccgatccaaaggcaggaagtggactacagcgaagggcattctgggtaaatacagccaaagctaATGTGCTAGCTTAGcactagcagcagaaatggctcctggtcttcagccaaagactaaagagaaatcctccaaccacttaaatctgacgcctccatcttgtttccatctggtgaaacaggaagttactctcagtgtcttcagaggtttttgtgtggtatccttcagtggttcttggtgcagcgcccccacaggccaggaggggaacaggttggtttgactcagagaaccacagcagctggaggtggagcagatggtggagttctggttccagtagaaccgggtctaCCGGACCGTCAGGAGGGAAACAGACTTAGAGGCCTGAAAACGACTAGAAGCTGTGATCATTTAAAGATGAGTTTAGtttcttgaaataataaaagtctTTTATCTCCACATCCAATGATCATCTGGTGAAGGAAgtactttgtgttttcaaaataaaagacctgAATGTTACTGCTTAAATTCTCTAGTCTGAACTGGAACCATCTGTAGATGAAATCTGTTCAGTctgttctggtggttctggGAAAACGTCCTGAtgactctgtctctgtgtcccGCAGATTCCCAGGAAGTCCAAGCTGGCCGTCCACCGGAACGTCCGGGACGACGAAGGTTTCATCATCCGCCACTTCGCCGGAGCCGTGTGCTACGAGACGGTGGGTTGAGCAGAGGAGCCTGGTCCGGCTGCCTGGTCGGACCCCTGCAGGGTCTGATCGTGTCCTCGTGTCTCTCATCAGACCCAGTTTGTGGAGAAGAACAATGATGCACTGCACATGTCCCTGGAGAGCCTGGTGAGCGAGTCCAAGGACCGCTTCGTCCGCCGGCTCTTTGAGAACGCCGCCAGCAGCCGAGACACCAAGCAGAAGGCCGGGAAGCTCAGCTTCATCAGCGTCGGAAACAAGTTCAAGGTGAGAAGGACGCCGAGCACGACCTCTGACCCACTGCGCTCCGTCGCCCACCCTGACCTGATGGGCTTTGATAGGCTCTGGTTCCTGTCAGCTCCTGTGTTTCTATGGTAACCGCATCCTGTGAATGCTTGCGTGTCCTCGATGTGTGTGAGACTCTGATAGCAGCTTTCAGAGTTTAGTGTTGCCGGTCGGTGGGCCAAATGTTTCACCACCCTGACCCGGTTTGACCCGAAGCAGCTTCAGCGTGAGaccagaaaataaatcagatcGTCGCCTGAATCCAGCAGAGATGTGGTCATGAACCGACTGCTTTAATGACAGAGCTCCTGTTTCTCCTGCAGATGCAGCTGAATATTCTCCTGGACAAGCTGCGCAGCACGGTGAGTCATGTTCCCCTGCAaggctgctggttctggttctgctcactGGGTCTGACTGATCCGCTTCTCCTTCAGGGTTCCAGCTTCATCCGCTGCATCAAACCCAACCTGAAGATGATCAGCCACCAGTTTGAAGGAGCTCAGATTCTCTCCCAGCTGCAGTGCTCCGGTACGAATCGCTGGAGCTCCTTCCTGTTTCTGGGAGCTAGCAGAtgattagctttagcttagcatGGAGGGAAGACAGCTGGAGCTCCTTCCTGTTTCTGGCAGTATCTGCTTCGCTGATGATTGGCTTTAATTGACTCAGCATGCAGAGAAGACGGCACAAGCTCCTCTAATTAGCATCAATCAGATTGTTCTCCACAAGCAgctgagaacattttcatctcCTGCAGCTAGAGAGGATTGAGGCTCTGCTTCACTTTCAGATTAAAGGACTAACTGGACCAGCACCTCCTGGTGAGTTTAAGGAGAGAAGCTCCTTCAACATGTAAAACCTGCAGGCCCAGGGTTTGGAAACGCTGCCACAGGCTGACCGAGCCTCTGAGGGACACGCCACAGAGCGAGGCCCCACACACTCCCTCTGAGTGGGTGGTGGTCCTGCCCTGACCCTCAATGTCAGGTGTATTtctaaagcactttaaaaacaaatattcactgCTCCAAAGTGCTGTACTGTATTCATAAAACACATCAGAATACAACTCAGATTAAAATAGACAGGACATGTAAATTACATTGTCAGGCCTTAAGGAAAagctaaagaataaaaatgagttttaagaagtGAGCACATCCAGTGTTAAAGTTGCTCCACAGATCAGCAGCAGTGACGGCGAACCCGGACTCCTCTGCTTTTCAGGCTGGTTCTGGGAATATGTAAGAGAAATGTATTATTAGACCCAAGAGTTCTAGAGACAGATTGGTTATGAAGAAGGTCTTGAAGATAATCTGAATCTAGGCCATGTAGAGTTTTAATAACcaataaaaggattttaaaatcaatctgATAAACTGGCAGCCAATACAGAGAACTGGTACTGGAGTTATGCGCTCTGGTTTCCAGGTTCCAGTTAAAATTCTTGCTGCGGCATTTTGAATCATTTGGAGATGCTGTAGAGAAGATTGGTCCATATTTTGATATAATGAGTTGCCGTAGTCTAAACGTGTAGTGATGAAGGCGTGGATACGTTTCTTTTAGACAGAAGCTGGATTTAATTTTgctaaaagatttttaaaaagcatcaaaCTGTCAAAATGGCACCGAGATTTCTAACAGAGCAATGATACAAGGAGCAAAGGAACCAAGAGTTTTAGCAGGTTTACTAATAAGGCTCTTTGGTCCAAACAGAATaacttgagttttattttgattcatgTGAAGAAACTTTTGGTTCATCCATTGCAAATCATCAGCAAACAGTAAAACGAGATataacatttcttaaaaatatgtcCAAGAGGCAGCAAATACAAACTAAAACGACCAGGCTGCAGCTGCGGTGCTGGTCGTTCATGTCAcatgagaaataaaatggaaagagCCCGATTGCGAACGGATTGGCTGCCTGAAGGTTCAGACATGTTGAGATTCTGTTCTGGGCCGTGTTCTGTAGGAATGGTGTCGGTTCTGGACCTGATGCAGGGCGGCTTTCCCTCCAGAGCTCCTTTCCATGAACTCTACAACATGTACCAGAAGTACATGCCGCCCAAGCTGACCCGCCTCGACCCGCGGCTCTTCTGTAAGGTGAGTTCTTGAAGCTCTGGACCGGAACCGGGCCCTGGCGGCTGATTTTAAGAaccttgtgtttttctgttgcagGCTTTGTTCAAAGCTCTGGGACTCGACGAGAACGACTACAAGTTC
Proteins encoded in this window:
- the myo6a gene encoding myosin VIa isoform X6; this translates as MEDGKPVWAPHPTDGFQLGTIVDIGADSLSIEPLKQKGKTFLAPVNQVFPAEDDINKHVEDNCSLMYLNEATLLNNVRVRYSKDKIYTYVANILIAVNPYYDIPKLYSVDTIKQYLGRSLGTLPPHVYAIADKAYRDMKVLKMSQSIIVSGESGAGKTENTKFVLRYLTTSYGTGQDIDERIVEANPLLEAFGNAKTVRNNNSSRFGKFVEIHFNEKNAVVGGFVSHYLLEKSRICTQGSEERNYHIFYRLCAGAPEDIRQKFHLSSPDTFRYLNRGCTRFFATRDTDQQILQNRKSSEHSKAGPLKDPLLDDHGDFTRMSVAMKKIGLGDTEKLDLFRVVAGVLHLGNIDFEEAGSTSGGCTIRNQSGQTLQHCAELLGLEQDDLRVSLTTRVMLTSAGGAKGTAIKVPLKVEQANNARDALAKATYSRLFDHVVTRVNQCFPFDSSANFIGVLDIAGFEYFEHNSFEQFCINYCNEKLQQFFNERILKEEQELYQKEGLGVNEVHYVDNQDCIDLVEAKLVGILDILDEENRLPQPSDQHFTDTVHNKHRNHFRLTIPRKSKLAVHRNVRDDEGFIIRHFAGAVCYETTQFVEKNNDALHMSLESLVSESKDRFVRRLFENAASSRDTKQKAGKLSFISVGNKFKMQLNILLDKLRSTGSSFIRCIKPNLKMISHQFEGAQILSQLQCSGMVSVLDLMQGGFPSRAPFHELYNMYQKYMPPKLTRLDPRLFCKALFKALGLDENDYKFGLTKVFFRPGKFAEFDQIMRSDPEHLAVLVQKVNKWLIHSRWKKVQWCALSVIKLKNKILYRAGACITMQKMVRMWLCRKKHKPRIDGLVKVQNLRKRMGRFTEVVGGLKEGKQEMSQQIQELENSINALMLKIKSTMMSRIDIDHEYQVQVKRSEKLLMDLQNKKKEEEERERLRRIQEEMERERKRREEEEQRRRQEEEERRLKAEMELKRKQEEEERKKREEEERRLQAELELQLQAEREEEVARQAVLEQERRDRELAMRIAQSEAELIPDETLNDSGLRSLQVGAKLKNYTMEEMAKEMTELLARGPQVQANKAAANAKKFELSKWKYAELRDAINTSCDIELLAACREEFHRRLKVYHAWKARNKKRNTETEQRAPRSVMDYDVPSAAKETSAQQSLAPPLPARQQELSANRQQRYFRIPFIRPADQFKEPQQKKGWWYAHFDGAWIARQMELHPDKHPILLVAGKDDMEMCELSLEETGLSRKRGAEILPRQFEEIWERCGGVQYLRSAIESRQARPTYATAMLQSLLK